In the genome of Raphanus sativus cultivar WK10039 chromosome 4, ASM80110v3, whole genome shotgun sequence, one region contains:
- the LOC108852213 gene encoding F-box/kelch-repeat protein At4g39590, which yields MSNMTKQSPEISILSLPHDLLLNCLARISRLYYPTLSLVSKNFRAVVASLELYQTRSRLNLTESCLYLCLRYHLDRLRDPTTNWFALCKKPNQNLTDRSSGFLFIPITSPYLRHERSLSLTSTDVSLVAVGSNIYRIGGYTPFPTSKVSVLDCRFNTWHSAPPMREKRSSPAASVVDGKIYVAGGFEELSSVDWVEVFDPKTQTWGKVTDPASEIRPSRAELESFELGGKLYVFGDKRVVYDPKEASWNMIELDMDIYMDMDEDIAMAMDMDEAMDMEMDMNRVASAVSYSHGVIGDVLFLWNKREFRWFDFKSSSWKKLRGVEDLPDFGGDCKMVDVDGKMAVLWEVYRRLDEHNEEICIWCAEIGIERRGDEMWGKVEWFDVVLTTHEPCTLSDADVISATV from the exons ATGTCG AATATGACCAAACAATCGCCAGAAATCTCGATTTTGTCTCTCCCTCACGATTTGCTACTGAATTGCTTAGCACGCATCTCTAGACTGTACTATCCAACTCTCTCACTCGTCTCCAAAAATTTCAGAGCTGTCGTTGCCTCGCTGGAGCTTTACCAGACCCGCTCTCGCTTAAACCTAACCGAGAGTTGCCTCTATCTGTGCTTACGCTACCATCTGGATCGCCTTCGTGACCCTACCACAAATTGGTTCGCTCTCTGcaaaaaaccaaaccaaaacctaACCGACCGGTCAAGTGGCTTCCTTTTCATCCCAATCACTTCTCCCTATTTGCGTCATGAACGATCTCTGAGTCTAACATCTACCGATGTTAGCCTCGTAGCCGTTGGGTCTAACATCTACAGGATCGGAGGGTACACGCCTTTTCCTACTTCTAAAGTCTCGGTCCTTGATTGTCGGTTCAACACGTGGCACAGTGCTCCACCGATGCGAGAGAAGAGGAGCTCCCCTGCAGCGAGCGTAGTTGATGGGAAGATATACGTAGCAGGAGGGTTTGAAGAACTCAGTTCCGTGGATTGGGTTGAAGTATTTGATCCAAAGACTCAAACTTGGGGAAAGGTGACCGATCCTGCCTCTGAGATACGTCCATCAAGAGCTGAACTCGAAAGCTTTGAACTCGGAGGAAAATTGTACGTATTTGGTGATAAGCGTGTGGTTTACGATCCCAAGGAAGCTAGTTGGAACATGATAGAATTGGATATGgatatatatatggatatggATGAGGATATAGCTATGGCTATGGATATGGATGAGGCTATGGATATGGAAATGGATATGAATCGTGTGGCTTCTGCAGTGTCCTATTCTCACGGCGTGATAGGAGATGTCTTGTTTCTTTGGAATAAAAGAGAGTTTAGATGGTTTGACTTTAAGTCAAGCTCATGGAAGAAATTGAGAGGTGTTGAAGATTTGCCTGATTTTGGTGGAGATTGTAAAATGGTGGATGTTGATGGAAAGATGGCTGTCTTGTGGGAGGTTTATAGGCGTTTAGATGAACATAATGAAGAGATATGTATTTGGTGTGCTGAGATTGGGATTGAGAGGCGCGGAGATGAGATGTGGGGGAAGGTGGAGTGGTTTGATGTCGTACTCACAACCCATGAGCCATGTACCTTGTCCGATGCGGATGTTATTTCTGCTACTGTTTGA